From a region of the Zingiber officinale cultivar Zhangliang chromosome 4B, Zo_v1.1, whole genome shotgun sequence genome:
- the LOC121976833 gene encoding ubiquitin-conjugating enzyme E2 S-like isoform X3 — MAQAARLNLRLQKELKVLVTDPPPGVSFPSLSDNQNQSSLSLLSIESCIEGPEETVYSKGIFIVKIEIPERYPFQPPNVTFVTPIYHPNIDNGGRICLDILNLPPKGAWQPSMNISTVLTSIRLLLSEPNPDDALMAEISREYKYDRHVFEQKARTWTERYTNPDFTGKIDNHAVSTSLNVAPLEAHGALVPENPDQGSDRMRKKLRLSFTKPTTTPVMPSGMNNNAEKEVIVLTDEILDMPAKQSGSVRKLHLPCQNLSAKTLMQFATNNNVEKEKITLACKREKQMTSCSKLFQYSSADFDDASTVDPKKLEATPEFLDSIIVSDSEESDDDDNPPLQSRFSRLRNQASGDWKN; from the exons ATGGCACAAGCTGCAAGGTTGAATCTGAGACTGCAAAAGGAACTTAAGGTGCTCGTGACTGACCCACCTCCTGGCGTTTCCTTTCCTTCACTTTCTGATAATCAGAACCAATCATCTCTTTCACTGCTTTCCATTGAGTCCT GCATCGAGGGACCTGAAGAAACTGTATATTCTAAAGGCATTTTCATTGTGAAGATCGAAATCCCTGAAAG ATATCCATTTCAGCCACCTAATGTGACCTTTGTTACACCAATTTACCATCCCAACATTGACAATGGAGGGCGTATTTGTCTTGATATTCTTAATTTACCGCCAAAG GGTGCATGGCAACCATCAATGAACATCTCAACTGTTTTAACCAGCATTCGTTTGCTACTGAGTGAGCCTAACCCAGATGATGCCTTAATGGCTGAAATT AGCAGGGAGTACAAGTACGATAGGCATGTCTTTGAACAGAAGGCCAGAACGTGGACAGAGAGATACACTAATCCTGACTTTACTGGGAAAATAGATAATCATGCTGTTTCAACCAGCCTAAATGTA GCACCTTTAGAAGCTCATGGAGCTTTAGTTCCAGAAAATCCAGACCAAGGGAGTGACAGGATGAGAAAGAAGCTTCGCCTATCATTTACAAAACCGACAACAACACCAGTTATGCCATCTGGAATGAACAACAATGCTGAAAAGGAGGTTATTGTATTGACTGACGAGATATTAGATATGCCAGCCAAACAGAGTGGCAGCGTGAGGAAGCTTCACCTACCATGTCAAAACTTGTCTGCAAAAACATTGATGCAGTTTGCAACGAACAACAATgttgaaaaggaaaaaataacacTTGCTTGCAAGAGAGAGAAGCAGATGACTTCATGCTCCAAATTGTTCCAGTATTCCAGTGCCGATTTTGACGATGCTTCAACAGTTGATCCTAAGAAGCTGGAAGCTACTCCAGAGTTCCTAGATAGCATCATTGTATCTGACAGCGAAGAaagtgatgatgatgataatCCACCTTTACAATCAAGGTTCTCTAGATTAAGGAATCAAGCGTCAGGAGATTGGAAAAATTAG
- the LOC121976833 gene encoding ubiquitin-conjugating enzyme E2 S-like isoform X1 has product MAQAARLNLRLQKELKVLVTDPPPGVSFPSLSDNQNQSSLSLLSIESCIEGPEETVYSKGIFIVKIEIPERYPFQPPNVTFVTPIYHPNIDNGGRICLDILNLPPKVNDSVVDYLLKGAWQPSMNISTVLTSIRLLLSEPNPDDALMAEISREYKYDRHVFEQKARTWTERYTNPDFTGKIDNHAVSTSLNVAPLEAHGALVPENPDQGSDRMRKKLRLSFTKPTTTPVMPSGMNNNAEKEVIVLTDEILDMPAKQSGSVRKLHLPCQNLSAKTLMQFATNNNVEKEKITLACKREKQMTSCSKLFQYSSADFDDASTVDPKKLEATPEFLDSIIVSDSEESDDDDNPPLQSRFSRLRNQASGDWKN; this is encoded by the exons ATGGCACAAGCTGCAAGGTTGAATCTGAGACTGCAAAAGGAACTTAAGGTGCTCGTGACTGACCCACCTCCTGGCGTTTCCTTTCCTTCACTTTCTGATAATCAGAACCAATCATCTCTTTCACTGCTTTCCATTGAGTCCT GCATCGAGGGACCTGAAGAAACTGTATATTCTAAAGGCATTTTCATTGTGAAGATCGAAATCCCTGAAAG ATATCCATTTCAGCCACCTAATGTGACCTTTGTTACACCAATTTACCATCCCAACATTGACAATGGAGGGCGTATTTGTCTTGATATTCTTAATTTACCGCCAAAGGTAAATGATTCAGTTGTAGACTATTTGCTTAAG GGTGCATGGCAACCATCAATGAACATCTCAACTGTTTTAACCAGCATTCGTTTGCTACTGAGTGAGCCTAACCCAGATGATGCCTTAATGGCTGAAATT AGCAGGGAGTACAAGTACGATAGGCATGTCTTTGAACAGAAGGCCAGAACGTGGACAGAGAGATACACTAATCCTGACTTTACTGGGAAAATAGATAATCATGCTGTTTCAACCAGCCTAAATGTA GCACCTTTAGAAGCTCATGGAGCTTTAGTTCCAGAAAATCCAGACCAAGGGAGTGACAGGATGAGAAAGAAGCTTCGCCTATCATTTACAAAACCGACAACAACACCAGTTATGCCATCTGGAATGAACAACAATGCTGAAAAGGAGGTTATTGTATTGACTGACGAGATATTAGATATGCCAGCCAAACAGAGTGGCAGCGTGAGGAAGCTTCACCTACCATGTCAAAACTTGTCTGCAAAAACATTGATGCAGTTTGCAACGAACAACAATgttgaaaaggaaaaaataacacTTGCTTGCAAGAGAGAGAAGCAGATGACTTCATGCTCCAAATTGTTCCAGTATTCCAGTGCCGATTTTGACGATGCTTCAACAGTTGATCCTAAGAAGCTGGAAGCTACTCCAGAGTTCCTAGATAGCATCATTGTATCTGACAGCGAAGAaagtgatgatgatgataatCCACCTTTACAATCAAGGTTCTCTAGATTAAGGAATCAAGCGTCAGGAGATTGGAAAAATTAG
- the LOC121976833 gene encoding probable ubiquitin-conjugating enzyme E2 37 isoform X4, producing the protein MAQAARLNLRLQKELKVLVTDPPPGVSFPSLSDNQNQSSLSLLSIESCIEGPEETVYSKGIFIVKIEIPERYPFQPPNVTFVTPIYHPNIDNGGRICLDILNLPPKGAWQPSMNISTVLTSIRLLLSEPNPDDALMAEISREYKYDRHVFEQKARTWTERYTNPDFTGKIDNHAVSTSLNAPLEAHGALVPENPDQGSDRMRKKLRLSFTKPTTTPVMPSGMNNNAEKEVIVLTDEILDMPAKQSGSVRKLHLPCQNLSAKTLMQFATNNNVEKEKITLACKREKQMTSCSKLFQYSSADFDDASTVDPKKLEATPEFLDSIIVSDSEESDDDDNPPLQSRFSRLRNQASGDWKN; encoded by the exons ATGGCACAAGCTGCAAGGTTGAATCTGAGACTGCAAAAGGAACTTAAGGTGCTCGTGACTGACCCACCTCCTGGCGTTTCCTTTCCTTCACTTTCTGATAATCAGAACCAATCATCTCTTTCACTGCTTTCCATTGAGTCCT GCATCGAGGGACCTGAAGAAACTGTATATTCTAAAGGCATTTTCATTGTGAAGATCGAAATCCCTGAAAG ATATCCATTTCAGCCACCTAATGTGACCTTTGTTACACCAATTTACCATCCCAACATTGACAATGGAGGGCGTATTTGTCTTGATATTCTTAATTTACCGCCAAAG GGTGCATGGCAACCATCAATGAACATCTCAACTGTTTTAACCAGCATTCGTTTGCTACTGAGTGAGCCTAACCCAGATGATGCCTTAATGGCTGAAATT AGCAGGGAGTACAAGTACGATAGGCATGTCTTTGAACAGAAGGCCAGAACGTGGACAGAGAGATACACTAATCCTGACTTTACTGGGAAAATAGATAATCATGCTGTTTCAACCAGCCTAAAT GCACCTTTAGAAGCTCATGGAGCTTTAGTTCCAGAAAATCCAGACCAAGGGAGTGACAGGATGAGAAAGAAGCTTCGCCTATCATTTACAAAACCGACAACAACACCAGTTATGCCATCTGGAATGAACAACAATGCTGAAAAGGAGGTTATTGTATTGACTGACGAGATATTAGATATGCCAGCCAAACAGAGTGGCAGCGTGAGGAAGCTTCACCTACCATGTCAAAACTTGTCTGCAAAAACATTGATGCAGTTTGCAACGAACAACAATgttgaaaaggaaaaaataacacTTGCTTGCAAGAGAGAGAAGCAGATGACTTCATGCTCCAAATTGTTCCAGTATTCCAGTGCCGATTTTGACGATGCTTCAACAGTTGATCCTAAGAAGCTGGAAGCTACTCCAGAGTTCCTAGATAGCATCATTGTATCTGACAGCGAAGAaagtgatgatgatgataatCCACCTTTACAATCAAGGTTCTCTAGATTAAGGAATCAAGCGTCAGGAGATTGGAAAAATTAG
- the LOC121976833 gene encoding ubiquitin-conjugating enzyme E2 S-like isoform X2, with product MAQAARLNLRLQKELKVLVTDPPPGVSFPSLSDNQNQSSLSLLSIESCIEGPEETVYSKGIFIVKIEIPERYPFQPPNVTFVTPIYHPNIDNGGRICLDILNLPPKVNDSVVDYLLKGAWQPSMNISTVLTSIRLLLSEPNPDDALMAEISREYKYDRHVFEQKARTWTERYTNPDFTGKIDNHAVSTSLNAPLEAHGALVPENPDQGSDRMRKKLRLSFTKPTTTPVMPSGMNNNAEKEVIVLTDEILDMPAKQSGSVRKLHLPCQNLSAKTLMQFATNNNVEKEKITLACKREKQMTSCSKLFQYSSADFDDASTVDPKKLEATPEFLDSIIVSDSEESDDDDNPPLQSRFSRLRNQASGDWKN from the exons ATGGCACAAGCTGCAAGGTTGAATCTGAGACTGCAAAAGGAACTTAAGGTGCTCGTGACTGACCCACCTCCTGGCGTTTCCTTTCCTTCACTTTCTGATAATCAGAACCAATCATCTCTTTCACTGCTTTCCATTGAGTCCT GCATCGAGGGACCTGAAGAAACTGTATATTCTAAAGGCATTTTCATTGTGAAGATCGAAATCCCTGAAAG ATATCCATTTCAGCCACCTAATGTGACCTTTGTTACACCAATTTACCATCCCAACATTGACAATGGAGGGCGTATTTGTCTTGATATTCTTAATTTACCGCCAAAGGTAAATGATTCAGTTGTAGACTATTTGCTTAAG GGTGCATGGCAACCATCAATGAACATCTCAACTGTTTTAACCAGCATTCGTTTGCTACTGAGTGAGCCTAACCCAGATGATGCCTTAATGGCTGAAATT AGCAGGGAGTACAAGTACGATAGGCATGTCTTTGAACAGAAGGCCAGAACGTGGACAGAGAGATACACTAATCCTGACTTTACTGGGAAAATAGATAATCATGCTGTTTCAACCAGCCTAAAT GCACCTTTAGAAGCTCATGGAGCTTTAGTTCCAGAAAATCCAGACCAAGGGAGTGACAGGATGAGAAAGAAGCTTCGCCTATCATTTACAAAACCGACAACAACACCAGTTATGCCATCTGGAATGAACAACAATGCTGAAAAGGAGGTTATTGTATTGACTGACGAGATATTAGATATGCCAGCCAAACAGAGTGGCAGCGTGAGGAAGCTTCACCTACCATGTCAAAACTTGTCTGCAAAAACATTGATGCAGTTTGCAACGAACAACAATgttgaaaaggaaaaaataacacTTGCTTGCAAGAGAGAGAAGCAGATGACTTCATGCTCCAAATTGTTCCAGTATTCCAGTGCCGATTTTGACGATGCTTCAACAGTTGATCCTAAGAAGCTGGAAGCTACTCCAGAGTTCCTAGATAGCATCATTGTATCTGACAGCGAAGAaagtgatgatgatgataatCCACCTTTACAATCAAGGTTCTCTAGATTAAGGAATCAAGCGTCAGGAGATTGGAAAAATTAG
- the LOC121978714 gene encoding UPF0481 protein At3g47200-like, whose product MNDTEDERIETSVDMDWVTSLEKKVSDTKFRDRNTEPTIYRVPDTLKKVDHEAYEPSIVSLGPYHRDKPHLRAMNQHKWKYLKSVLERNPEMVLKDYVDLVKGQETLAREAYSEEVNMSSDSFVEMMLLDGCFVMLSIMGYNFSDWWTRNVVVRDMFMLENQLPFFLLETLYESAFPYHDRDRDSFLRVTVKFIGMNFSSSLELPSDNEIFHHIIHIFLSCIDPTINHGNGNGNDNQSSSTFGFLCNSKLVKTVFVSLSSTLRSSVLSQVSKIRTSRDANPEENWTVSDLPWIPSATLCNEAGIHFGRKKRYKSFLDITFHNGKLEIPQLRIEDHVNSLLRNLIAYEQCSMNSKFHVTTYMVLMDSLIDTAADVELLQQYEIIIGNLGDSQKIATLFNKLGTNVSYDLDDFYLLGVLTAMRKHHDARCNKWHARLNRDYFSNPWAVISLFGALGLFVLTVIQTTFTILSYFRPPK is encoded by the coding sequence ATGAATGACACAGAAGATGAGAGAATTGAGACATCAGTGGACATGGACTGGGTAACCTCATTGGAGAAGAAGGTGTCAGACACAAAATTTAGGGACAGAAACACAGAGCCAACAATCTACAGAGTTCCAGATACCTTGAAAAAGGTTGACCACGAAGCCTATGAGCCATCGATCGTCTCGCTCGGCCCCTACCACCGCGACAAACCTCATCTACGGGCTATGAATCAGCACAAATGGAAGTACCTCAAGTCTGTCCTCGAGCGGAACCCTGAAATGGTCTTGAAGGACTATGTGGATCTGGTCAAGGGTCAGGAAACGCTAGCACGTGAAGCCTATTCGGAGGAAGTGAACATGAGCAGCGACAGTTTTGTGGAAATGATGTTGCTAGACGGATGCTTTGTGATGCTTTCAATAATGGGGTACAACTTTTCAGATTGGTGGACTCGAAATGTAGTAGTACGAGATATGTTCATGCTCGAAAACCagcttcctttctttcttcttgaaacttTGTACGAATCTGCATTTCCTTACCACGACCGCGACCGCGACAGCTTTCTACGTGTAACAGTCAAGTTCATCGGCATGAATTTCTCAAGTAGCTTGGAACTTCCCTCCGACAATGAGATTTTTCACCACATAAttcatatttttctttcttgCATCGATCCGACAATAAACCATGGCAATGGCAATGGCAATGACAATCAGTCCTCCAGTACATTTGGCTTCCTCTGCAACTCTAAGCTAGTTAAAACAGTATTCGTATCGTTGTCATCAACGCTGCGCTCGTCTGTGTTGTCGCAGGTGAGCAAGATACGCACTAGTCGAGATGCTAACCCCGAGGAGAATTGGACGGTCTCTGACTTACCATGGATTCCCAGTGCTACACTATGCAATGAAGCTGGAATTCACTTCGGCAGAAAAAAGAGATACAAGAGTTTCTTGGACATTACATTTCATAACGGCAAGTTGGAGATTCCCCAACTTCGAATAGAGGACCACGTCAACTCGCTCTTGAGAAATCTTATTGCGTACGAGCAATGTTCAATGAATTCCAAGTTCCATGTTACAACCTATATGGTGCTTATGGATTCCCTCATCGATACGGCAGCAGATGTCGAATTGCTTCAACAATATGAAATCATTATTGGTAACTTGGGGGACAGCCAAAAAATTGCCACTCTATTTAACAAACTTGGCACGAATGTCAGCTATGACCTAGATGATTTCTACCTTCTCGGCGTCCTCACTGCCATGAGGAAGCACCACGACGCTAGATGCAACAAATGGCACGCAAGGTTGAATCGCGATTACTTTAGTAATCCTTGGGCAGTTATCTCATTATTTGGTGCTCTTGGCCTATTTGTTCTTACTGTGATACAAACCACGTTTACTATTCTGAGTTATTTTCGGCCGCCAAAGTAG